A segment of the Leptospira barantonii genome:
AATCCAGGGAACACGAAGAACAAAGCCAAGAAACGGTTCAGCTCTTGGACGAGGACGGAAATCCGCATTCCTTTATCGTCTCCGAAGCATTGGAGATCGACGAAAATCAATATCTCCTTTTGTCTCCGGTTTTGGAAGAGGATTTGAATTTGATCAACTTGGACGTGAGCTCCCTGCGAGGCGAAGACAATGCGGGTTATTTTGCGGTTCGTCTCGAATCCGAATACGGAGAAGATCGTCTGATCGAAGTGCGCGATAAAAGAGAACTCGAAGACATTCTCGCGGAACTGAACGTGGACATCGTTTAATCCCGACTTCTGTTATAAATAGAATTGCAGTGCTTTTGAATTGATTTCGTTTTAATTTTTTCTCTTTGCGAGATAATAGAAAAGAGAATTGAACAAGATCATTCCGACAATCGTGGGAAGATAAATCGTTCCCGTTGAATTTTCCGCGTCGTTGACCGCGCTCCAGATTACTTTCGAAATCACCATCAAATTGGCAACGATCGCGCCGTATAAAAGGGAACGTTTCCAAAATGCGACGCCGAGAAGAATAAAACCGAGAGGCACCAACGAACCCATCAGAATTTTTCCGATCGTCCATTCGGATGTCAGATATTCCTTTTCCATTTCCAAAAAGTGAATCGCTTCCTCGCTCGGGGGATTCGGAGCGGGAAACCAAAACATACTCGTCGCTAAAGCGACTAACGTGAGTAGAATTCCGTTGCCGCTTTGTTTATATGCAAAAAAACAAAACGGGATCAACATGATCGGCCGGATATACCAGCTGAGTGGATTGTGATGACGGGCCCAGGCCCAGGATAAGAAATCGTTTAAGAGTTCCATAATGAACGAGAAACAGATTATACGAATTCTACAAAGGAAAGAAAGAACAAATTGAATCGTTTCAACGATCGACGGGTTTCGAAAAATCCCTTTTTCACAGGAGGCGATTTCGTTTTAAGAATCGGTATCCCCTCTGGATAAGGCGCGGGGCGTCGACCGGGTTGTGCTCAAGTCGTAACGGAATTTACGTTTCCTTTTCTTGACATGCGCTATATATTTTATTATATAGCGATATGCGCCGTCTTCGATCGTTCTTATTTGGAAAAAAAATATTCTTTCTTGTTCTTCTGTTTTCGATTTTTCAATCCGCTTGGGCCTTTGACGCGATCACGGAAGACAAAAAGCTCGGGGTGGCTTCCAAATTCAGCGTAGATGGTCGGCTTTGGGTGGCTTACGACCTCAATGACAAAAAGCCGAACGGCGCTCCCGATTACGCGGGACCCAATCATCAGAATACGGGCTTTCGAGTTGCAAGAGCACTTATAAACTTCCAAAGCGAAATTCAAGAAGGAGAATATAAGGGATATGGATTTCGCATAACACCGGACGTTTATTCGACATACGCTCAGGAAGCGAACGGTTGCGCGAACTATGACGGAAGTCAGGTTTGTCAGGGCTTCAACGATTACGCGATCAGTTTAAGATTCGCATATTTTAATGTTCCTTTATTCGACGGATTCTTAACTCTACGCGCCGGACAACAACCCGCGGCAACAACGGTCAGTCCCGTTTACAATCT
Coding sequences within it:
- a CDS encoding DUF1292 domain-containing protein, whose protein sequence is MNDLSQDEESREHEEQSQETVQLLDEDGNPHSFIVSEALEIDENQYLLLSPVLEEDLNLINLDVSSLRGEDNAGYFAVRLESEYGEDRLIEVRDKRELEDILAELNVDIV